A region of Paractinoplanes abujensis DNA encodes the following proteins:
- a CDS encoding LysR family transcriptional regulator, translated as MQLDLNLLTALHALLEENSVTGAADRLRLSVPAVSRTLGRIRRLTGDDILVRTGHTMTPTPYAVGIRDRVGEVLQQARSVLTPSRDLEPATLERTFTLQCHDALATALAPPLLTALATRAPGVTVRLLAEATGDSDDLRHGHVDLQLGATLPDRPEFRSATLGHDRLVIARRRHTPKIKTLPTYAARPHIVLSRRGRLTDPVDDHLATHGLHRHVRAAVATAATALHIVATGDAVVTVPEASCRPLTDAFGLSVDEFPAPLPHPPIISVWHQRYDTDPAHAWLRAQVRAAVTAALPARGETHSLPAAVPARRGSASRSGPST; from the coding sequence ATGCAATTGGACCTGAACCTGCTGACGGCCCTGCACGCTCTGCTGGAGGAGAACAGCGTCACCGGCGCCGCCGACCGTCTGCGGCTCTCGGTGCCGGCCGTCAGCCGTACGCTGGGCCGCATCCGCCGGCTGACGGGCGACGACATCCTCGTGCGCACCGGTCACACCATGACCCCGACCCCGTACGCGGTGGGGATCCGCGACCGTGTCGGCGAGGTCCTGCAGCAGGCCCGGTCCGTGCTCACGCCGAGCCGGGACCTCGAACCGGCCACCCTCGAGCGCACGTTCACGCTGCAATGCCACGACGCGCTGGCCACCGCCCTGGCCCCGCCGCTGCTGACCGCCCTGGCCACCCGGGCGCCCGGCGTCACCGTGCGTCTGCTGGCCGAGGCCACCGGCGACTCCGACGACCTCCGCCACGGCCACGTCGACCTGCAACTCGGCGCCACCCTCCCCGACCGGCCCGAGTTCCGCTCGGCCACCCTCGGCCACGACCGTCTGGTCATCGCCCGCCGGCGCCACACCCCGAAGATCAAAACCCTTCCCACGTACGCGGCCCGCCCGCACATAGTCCTGTCCCGCCGCGGCCGCCTGACCGACCCCGTCGACGACCACCTGGCCACCCACGGCCTGCACCGCCACGTGCGGGCCGCCGTCGCCACCGCCGCCACGGCCCTGCACATCGTGGCCACCGGCGACGCCGTCGTGACCGTCCCCGAGGCGTCGTGCCGCCCCCTGACCGACGCGTTCGGCCTGTCCGTCGACGAGTTCCCGGCCCCCCTGCCCCACCCACCGATCATCAGCGTCTGGCACCAGCGCTACGACACGGACCCCGCCCACGCCTGGCTCCGCGCCCAGGTCCGTGCCGCCGTCACGGCCGCGCTGCCGGCCCGGGGCGAGACGCACAGCCTCCCGGCGGCTGTCCCGGCCAGGCGGGGGTCGGCCTCCCGGTCCGGTCCGTCGACCTAG
- a CDS encoding response regulator transcription factor produces MADGDGGRGSARILVAAPRNDWAAIKGAGHLVHHEPDGRACLRTMYAMKPDLVLIDAGLTNPDGWHALGRVREISDVAVIMVTPAGGEDDVVRSLRMGADDCVGRGIRPVELLARAERLLRRVPAARWADDAFEDGRLRVDPARRSIVADGRPVRLTPVEFRLLATLTRNAGIVLSHRRLLELVWDDPTGIGEERVKFAVLRLRRRLGWPGTADSPVECVRGFGYRYVRQGP; encoded by the coding sequence ATGGCTGATGGGGACGGCGGGCGCGGTTCCGCGCGCATTCTGGTGGCCGCGCCGCGAAACGATTGGGCCGCGATCAAAGGCGCCGGGCATCTCGTCCACCACGAGCCGGACGGGCGCGCCTGCCTGCGGACGATGTATGCCATGAAGCCGGATCTGGTCCTGATCGACGCCGGGCTGACGAACCCGGACGGCTGGCACGCCCTGGGCCGGGTCCGCGAGATCAGCGACGTCGCGGTCATCATGGTGACCCCGGCCGGTGGCGAGGACGACGTCGTGCGAAGCCTGCGGATGGGGGCCGACGACTGCGTGGGCCGGGGGATCCGGCCGGTCGAGCTGCTGGCCCGGGCCGAGCGCCTGTTGCGGCGTGTACCGGCCGCACGCTGGGCGGACGACGCCTTCGAGGACGGCCGGCTCCGGGTGGATCCGGCGCGCCGTTCGATCGTCGCGGACGGGCGTCCGGTGCGGCTCACACCTGTCGAGTTCCGGCTGCTGGCCACGCTGACCCGCAACGCCGGGATCGTGCTGTCCCACCGCAGGCTCCTGGAGCTGGTCTGGGACGACCCGACCGGCATCGGCGAGGAGCGGGTGAAGTTCGCCGTGCTGCGGCTGCGGCGGCGGCTGGGCTGGCCGGGCACGGCGGACTCGCCGGTCGAGTGCGTCCGCGGATTCGGTTACCGGTACGTGCGGCAGGGGCCCTGA